ACCTTTATCAAACGTACCGTACCTCCACCTACGATGAGCATTTTTGATGCGAGTAACAGAGATCAGTGTGAAGTAAAACGCTTAAATACAAATACCCCTTTGCAGGCATTGGTCATGATGAACGATCCTACCGTACTGGAAGCTTCACGTGTATTAGCGGCAAAGTTACTACAGGAAAATACTGCGGTTGAAGCGAAAATGATAAAAGCTTTTCGTTTGATTGTATGCAGAAATCCAAATGAAAAAGAAATCAAACTGCTCAGTTCCTATTATGCAGATCAGCTAAAGGTATTTCAGCAAAAGTCAGCAGCAGAAAAGGTATTGGCAGTAGGAGAATATCCGATTCCTGAAAAAATCGATAAACGTAGTCTTGCAGCCATGATGGAAGTGATGACTACCATTTACAATTTAGAAGAAACCATTACAAAAACCTGAGATATGGAAAAGGATTTTTTAGAACATGGCCTTAACTTTAACAGGCGTCGTTTCTTATCCAGGCTAAGTTTAGGCCTTGGCAGTGTGGCCTTAGGGTCGCTATTGATTCCCGATTTGTTTACCGGTGGCATGGAAGAAAGTAGTCTTCCCCCGGGAATCCCGGATTTTGCGCCCAAAGCAAAAAGGGTGATTTATTTATTCCAGAATGGGGCACCCTCACAGTTGGAATCTTTTGATTATAAGCCTAAGCTGAGAGAAATGATGGGGCAGGAGCTCCCAGCTTCTATCCGTGCGGGGCAGCGACTTACCGGAATGACCGCCAATCAGGCTTCTTTTCCATTGGTAGGCTCGTATTATGATTTTAAGCAATATGGGGATTCCAGAGCGTGGGTAAGCGACTTATTTCCGTATACCGCAAAGGTGGTGGATGATATCTGCATCATTAAATCTATGCATACCGAAGCGATCAACCATGACCCGGCTTTGACCTTCTTTCAGACCGGTGCCCAGCAGGGCAACAGACCGAGTATGGGTGCCTGGCTGAGTTATGGTCTGGGAAGTGAAAATAAAAACCTGCCTGCTTTCACAGTACTACTTTCAAGAGGTAAAGGCAATGGTCAGGGTGTCTATTCTAAACTGTGGACCAATGGATTTCTCGATTCTACCCATCAGGGGGTGCAGTTTAGCAGCGGAGAAGATCCGGTGCTTTACCTGAAAGATCCGGAAGGGTTAAACAGGTTTGAAAGGAGAAAGATGCTGGATAAGCTTTCTGAACTCAACAACATCTCTTATCAGGAATTTGGTGATCCCGAAATCAGTGCGAAAGTGCAGCAGTATGAGATGGCCTATAGAATGCAAACCGCAGTGCCTGAAATCACTGACCTTAGTAAAGAACCGGACGATATCATTAAACTTTATGGACCGGATTGCCTGGTGCCAGGTACGTTTGCCGCCAATTGTTTACTTGCTAGAAAACTAAGCGAAAATGGAGTCCGTTTTGTTCAGCTATATCATCAGGGTTGGGACCAGCATGGCAATCTCCCTTCTGAAATGGCAGGGCAGGCGAAGGACGTAGATCAGGCTTCAGCAGCATTGATTACAGATTTGAAACAAAGAGGATTACTGGATGAGACGCTGGTGATCTGGGGTGGTGAATTTGGCCGTACCAATTATAGTCAGGGCAAGATGACAAAAGACAATTACGGAAGAGACCATCACCCGCGCTGCTTCAGCATCTGGATGGCGGGGGGTGGAGTAAAACCGGGAATTGTATATGGAGAATCGGATGAGTTTGGATACAACGTCATTTCAAATCCGGTACACGTGCACGATTTTCAGGCCACTGTTCTCCATCAGCTGGGGCTAAATCACGAAAAACTAACTTTTAAACATCTTGGGCGTCGTTACCGGCTGACAGACGTTTCGGGAAAGGTGATAAAAGATATCCTGATCTAAAATATGCTATGGAAAGAAGAACGTTTATAAAACATACGGCTATTGTTTCAGCCAGCTTTTTTATTACAAAAGACCTGTTTGCAAAGTCAAAGGGGCCTGTGTATGGGCACAATGACATGCGTTACCGACTGGATGTCAAATGGGGACAATTAAACCCTTTAAAGCATCCTGTAAATGATTGCCATGAGATGGTTCAGGATTCAAAAGGAAGGATTATTTTACTGACTAATGAAACCAGAAATAACATTCTTATTTACAATAAGTCGGGTAAGTTATTGGATTCCTGGGGACATGAATTTCCAGGCGGGCATGGGCTTACCCTCGCAAAAGAAAACGGAAAAGAGTATCTTTTTATCACCGATACCCACAGACATCAGGTGTATAAGACAACCATGGATGGAAAGGTACTGATGACGATTGATTGTCCTATGGAGACTGGTTTATACAAGAAAAAGGAAGAGTTTGTTCCGACGGAAACGGCGGTAGCTGATAACGGAGATTTCTTTATTGCAGACGGTTATGGCCTGCAATATGTTTTTCATTACAATGCCAGTGGCAAGCTATTGAGTTATTTTGGTGGTAGAGGGACAGAAACGAAACATCTGGACAATGCTCATGGTGTATGTATTGACCAGCGTAAGGGCGCAGCTACACTATTGGTTACTGACCGCACGAGGAATTGCTTTAAACGTTTTGATATGCAGGGCGAGCTGAGGGAAGTCATTCAGCTTCCCGGAGCCTGCGTTTGCAGACCAGTGATAAAGAATGATTACCTATATGCTGCCGTATTGCGCTCGCCGGACCTGAATAAAGAAGGTAGTGGTTTTACGACAATCTTGGATAAAGACAATAAAGTCGTTTCCAATCTGGGAGGGAATGAACCCGTATATAAAGACGGGGTGCTGCAAGC
This region of Pedobacter steynii genomic DNA includes:
- a CDS encoding 6-bladed beta-propeller, whose translation is MERRTFIKHTAIVSASFFITKDLFAKSKGPVYGHNDMRYRLDVKWGQLNPLKHPVNDCHEMVQDSKGRIILLTNETRNNILIYNKSGKLLDSWGHEFPGGHGLTLAKENGKEYLFITDTHRHQVYKTTMDGKVLMTIDCPMETGLYKKKEEFVPTETAVADNGDFFIADGYGLQYVFHYNASGKLLSYFGGRGTETKHLDNAHGVCIDQRKGAATLLVTDRTRNCFKRFDMQGELREVIQLPGACVCRPVIKNDYLYAAVLRSPDLNKEGSGFTTILDKDNKVVSNLGGNEPVYKDGVLQAMGQTEKILLNPHDVCVDDDENLYVAQWASGKVYPYKFNRV
- a CDS encoding DUF1501 domain-containing protein, translating into MEKDFLEHGLNFNRRRFLSRLSLGLGSVALGSLLIPDLFTGGMEESSLPPGIPDFAPKAKRVIYLFQNGAPSQLESFDYKPKLREMMGQELPASIRAGQRLTGMTANQASFPLVGSYYDFKQYGDSRAWVSDLFPYTAKVVDDICIIKSMHTEAINHDPALTFFQTGAQQGNRPSMGAWLSYGLGSENKNLPAFTVLLSRGKGNGQGVYSKLWTNGFLDSTHQGVQFSSGEDPVLYLKDPEGLNRFERRKMLDKLSELNNISYQEFGDPEISAKVQQYEMAYRMQTAVPEITDLSKEPDDIIKLYGPDCLVPGTFAANCLLARKLSENGVRFVQLYHQGWDQHGNLPSEMAGQAKDVDQASAALITDLKQRGLLDETLVIWGGEFGRTNYSQGKMTKDNYGRDHHPRCFSIWMAGGGVKPGIVYGESDEFGYNVISNPVHVHDFQATVLHQLGLNHEKLTFKHLGRRYRLTDVSGKVIKDILI